One region of Flavobacterium sp. KACC 22763 genomic DNA includes:
- a CDS encoding sensor histidine kinase: MNQIVLGIIIAFIFIGLILFFCVILIRLYFNKIRKYTELLHEKDLNFQKAITQTVIETQEQVLNNISEDLHDDAGQQLTYINFQIENMKLDSPELEKILEPVSQSLGNLSKSIRSISHALNSQMLLQQDVIKAIIIEIERLQKNNKIQIIYSFEEIVVKKFSDNEKIIIYRIFQECISNILKHAKASKMNVSITTKPHFKMTITDNGKGFNSADKKDQLSLGLTNMANRANSIAYHLTVESEVGSGTKITLSENKKI, translated from the coding sequence ATGAATCAAATCGTACTAGGAATAATAATCGCGTTTATTTTTATTGGCTTAATACTGTTTTTCTGTGTTATTCTTATTCGTCTTTATTTTAATAAAATAAGAAAATATACCGAACTTCTACATGAGAAGGATCTCAATTTCCAAAAAGCCATTACGCAAACTGTAATTGAAACCCAAGAACAAGTATTGAATAATATTTCTGAGGATCTGCATGATGATGCCGGCCAGCAGCTGACCTATATCAATTTTCAAATAGAAAACATGAAATTGGATTCTCCCGAATTAGAAAAAATATTAGAACCAGTATCGCAATCATTAGGCAATTTATCAAAATCCATACGAAGTATCAGTCATGCCTTGAATAGCCAAATGTTATTACAACAGGATGTAATAAAAGCCATAATCATAGAAATAGAGAGGTTGCAAAAAAATAACAAAATTCAAATTATTTACTCATTTGAAGAAATAGTAGTAAAGAAATTTAGCGATAATGAGAAGATAATTATTTACCGCATATTTCAAGAATGCATTAGTAATATTCTTAAACACGCCAAAGCTTCTAAAATGAATGTTTCTATAACAACCAAACCTCACTTTAAAATGACAATTACAGATAATGGCAAAGGATTTAATTCTGCCGATAAAAAAGATCAATTATCTTTAGGATTGACAAACATGGCAAACAGAGCTAACAGTATAGCCTATCATCTAACTGTAGAAAGCGAGGTTGGATCTGGTACTAAAATTACCCTTTCTGAAAATAAAAAAATATAA
- a CDS encoding response regulator transcription factor, with amino-acid sequence MEQTNICIIDDHSIVRQGLKELLHKIGDYRVINEFDNGEDFLKAIPINPTPDIYILDYSMPYMNGIEVLKMLEEKEEEFKILLLTQHLDEQIIDSAYHHGARGFLHKNCTAHDLKFAIDNIIKIGYNNVSEILKRVRNYDNSGEKKSNIILTQRELDFLKLVCDERELTYEQMAEIMNLSIKSIEAYRAALFEKYNIKSKVGLVLFSFKHRLTEPFL; translated from the coding sequence ATGGAACAGACCAATATTTGCATAATTGATGATCATTCTATTGTAAGACAAGGCCTAAAAGAATTGCTACACAAAATAGGAGACTATAGAGTAATTAATGAATTTGATAATGGTGAAGATTTCCTGAAAGCAATCCCCATAAATCCAACTCCAGACATTTACATTCTAGACTATTCTATGCCATATATGAATGGTATTGAAGTGTTAAAAATGCTGGAAGAAAAAGAAGAAGAGTTTAAGATATTGCTATTAACACAGCATCTCGACGAACAAATAATTGATTCAGCTTATCATCATGGAGCAAGAGGATTTTTACATAAGAATTGTACAGCCCACGATTTGAAATTTGCTATTGATAACATTATTAAAATAGGATATAACAACGTTTCTGAAATTCTTAAACGTGTTCGAAATTATGATAACAGCGGCGAGAAAAAAAGCAATATTATTTTAACTCAAAGAGAATTGGATTTCCTTAAATTGGTTTGCGACGAGAGAGAATTAACCTATGAGCAGATGGCAGAAATTATGAATTTGTCGATAAAATCAATAGAAGCGTACAGAGCAGCTTTATTTGAAAAATATAACATCAAATCAAAAGTAGGTCTTGTACTATTTTCTTTTAAACACAGACTGACAGAACCATTTTTGTAA
- a CDS encoding alpha/beta hydrolase family protein, which translates to MAFSQSADFTIQDVKFESEGVTLSGSILTPKKIFAAVVIVHGSDPVKRELEFAKRLASEGIAVLTYDKRGVGESGGIYVGPSVGTNNIDTANLNLLSQDASEAVNTFRSNLKDKKIPIGLVGFSQAGWIIPIAASKNPQIKFMVLFSGPTITTLEQLRFQFYTNGNNNFWENHTETDAREHTKNDPDRYQFVATDPKTSLNTLSIPGIWLFGEKDIQIPVKLCIEQLNEMKAQGKPFEYTLFPSLGHNTVSGDITLPFDISIQWIKEKALSTKKAKKSN; encoded by the coding sequence ATGGCATTTTCCCAATCCGCTGATTTTACCATTCAAGATGTAAAGTTCGAAAGCGAGGGTGTCACTCTTTCGGGTTCCATTTTAACACCTAAAAAAATATTTGCAGCAGTTGTAATTGTTCATGGTTCTGATCCCGTAAAAAGAGAGCTAGAATTTGCAAAACGTCTAGCCAGCGAAGGCATTGCCGTACTCACATATGATAAACGCGGAGTTGGAGAATCTGGCGGTATATATGTGGGGCCATCTGTAGGCACAAATAACATTGACACTGCCAATCTTAATCTATTATCTCAAGATGCAAGTGAAGCAGTAAATACTTTTCGAAGCAATTTGAAAGATAAAAAAATACCAATCGGATTGGTTGGTTTCAGTCAGGCAGGGTGGATAATCCCTATTGCTGCAAGCAAAAATCCCCAAATAAAATTTATGGTCTTATTTAGTGGCCCTACCATTACAACTCTGGAACAGCTTAGATTTCAGTTTTATACTAATGGAAATAATAATTTTTGGGAAAACCATACCGAAACAGATGCTCGAGAGCATACTAAAAATGATCCAGATCGATATCAATTCGTTGCAACTGATCCCAAAACTTCTCTAAATACTCTTTCTATTCCAGGAATTTGGCTTTTTGGTGAGAAAGATATACAGATTCCTGTTAAGCTTTGTATAGAACAATTAAATGAAATGAAAGCTCAAGGCAAACCTTTCGAGTATACTCTGTTTCCGTCACTCGGGCACAATACTGTTTCTGGAGATATTACTCTACCTTTTGATATTTCAATTCAATGGATAAAAGAGAAAGCTTTAAGCACCAAAAAAGCAAAAAAATCAAATTAA
- a CDS encoding proline iminopeptidase-family hydrolase, which yields MTVYRNIFIGVICALLLSACNNKSDLNKQDSNLSLYLKDTASGIKTGGIKVIDINTPKGKFKVWTKRIGNNPRIKLLLLNGGPGATHEYFECMESFLPQEGIEFIYYDQLGTGNSDNPNDPSFWDLSRYVEEVEQVRKALNLDKNNFYLLGHSWGGILASQYALKYQHNLKGLIVSNMMMSAIDYDKYADEVLAKQMDPKVLARIREIEKNKDFENPEYMRLLMPNFYSKHILRLASDKWPEPVNRSFSKINQSLYVTMQGPSEFGLSGKLEKWDIKKELPKLIVPTLSIGAKYDTMDPEHMKWIASQVKNGTYLYCPNGSHMSMYDDQDIYMNGLIKFLRDTDGSNEK from the coding sequence ATGACGGTTTACAGAAATATTTTTATAGGTGTTATTTGTGCGCTTCTTTTGTCGGCGTGCAATAATAAAAGTGATTTAAATAAACAAGATAGTAATCTTAGTTTATATTTAAAAGATACTGCATCTGGTATAAAGACTGGAGGAATAAAAGTTATTGATATAAATACTCCAAAAGGAAAGTTTAAAGTATGGACTAAACGAATTGGAAATAATCCTAGAATAAAACTGCTGTTGCTAAATGGAGGGCCGGGAGCTACTCATGAGTATTTTGAATGCATGGAAAGTTTTCTTCCTCAAGAAGGAATTGAATTTATTTATTATGACCAGCTCGGTACAGGTAATTCTGATAACCCTAATGATCCGAGCTTTTGGGATTTATCACGATATGTAGAGGAAGTGGAGCAGGTGCGTAAGGCTCTTAATTTGGATAAAAACAATTTTTATTTATTAGGACATTCATGGGGTGGAATTTTGGCGTCCCAGTATGCTCTTAAGTATCAACATAATTTGAAAGGGCTTATTGTTTCCAATATGATGATGAGTGCTATTGATTATGATAAATATGCAGATGAAGTGCTGGCAAAACAGATGGATCCAAAAGTGCTTGCAAGAATCAGAGAGATAGAGAAGAATAAAGATTTTGAAAATCCTGAATATATGCGATTGCTGATGCCTAATTTTTATTCAAAGCATATATTACGCTTAGCTTCTGATAAGTGGCCTGAACCCGTGAATAGGTCCTTTAGTAAAATAAACCAGTCGCTGTATGTAACCATGCAAGGGCCAAGTGAATTTGGGCTCTCAGGAAAACTTGAAAAGTGGGATATTAAAAAAGAGCTTCCAAAACTAATTGTGCCAACGTTATCTATAGGAGCCAAATATGATACTATGGATCCAGAACATATGAAATGGATTGCGTCTCAAGTAAAAAATGGCACTTATTTGTATTGCCCTAATGGTAGCCATATGAGTATGTATGATGACCAGGATATTTATATGAATGGTTTAATTAAGTTTCTTAGGGACACCGACGGAAGTAATGAAAAATAA